Proteins co-encoded in one Arachis hypogaea cultivar Tifrunner chromosome 11, arahy.Tifrunner.gnm2.J5K5, whole genome shotgun sequence genomic window:
- the LOC112719628 gene encoding glucose-6-phosphate 1-dehydrogenase, cytoplasmic isoform, which translates to MGTNEWHIERRSSFETESPLARESLNVSETGSLSIVVLGASGDLAKKKTFPALFHLYRQGFLPPKEVHIFGYARTKISDDELRDRLRGYLVPAKDASAKQLDDVSDFLNLIKYVSGSYDSEEGFRLLDKEISEHEYSKNSAEGLSRRLFYLALPPSVYPSVCKMIKTCCMNKSNLGGWTRVVVEKPFGKDLESAEELSTQIGELFEEPQIYRIDHYLGKELVQNMLVLRFANRLFLPLWNRDNIDNVQIVFREDFGTEGRGGYFDQYGIIRDIIQNHLLQVLCLVAMEKPVSLKPEHIRDEKVKVLESVVPISDDEVVLGQYEGYRDDPTVPDESNTPTFATVILRIHNERWEGVPFILKAGKALNSRKAEIRVQFKDVPGDIFKCQKQGRNEFVIRLQPSEAIYMKLTVKQPGLEMSTVQSELDLSYGQRYQGVTIPEAYERLILDTIRGDQQHFVRRDELKASWKIFTPLLHRIDRGEFKPLPYKPGSRGPAEADELLRKAGYVQTHGYIWIPPTL; encoded by the exons ATGGGAACGAACGAATGGCACATCGAAAGAAGATCTAGCTTTGAAACTGAATCTCCCTTGGCAAGAGAGTCTCTAAATGTATCTGAAACTGGCTCACTCTCCATTGTTGTGCTTGGTGCTTCTGGTGATCTGGCTAAGAAGAAAACGTTCCCGGCACTTTTCCACCTGTATCGGCAG GGATTCCTACCACCAAAAGAAGTTCATATTTTTGGTTATGCAAGGACAAAAATCTCTGATGATGAACTGAGAGATCGATTGCGAGG CTATCTTGTTCCTGCCAAAGATGCTTCCGCAAAACAGTTGGATGATGTATCGGATTTTTTGAATCTG ATCAAATACGTAAGTGGCTCTTACGATTCCGAGGAAGGTTTTCGCTTGTTGGACAAAGAGATTTCAGAGCACGAATATTCGAAAAACAGCGCAGAGGGTTTGTCTAGGCGGCTTTTCTATCTTGCACTTCCTCCTTCAGTATATCCATCTGTTTGCAAGATGATCAAGACTTGTTGCATGAATAAAT CCAATCTTGGTGGGTGGACACGTGTTGTTGTTGAGAAACCTTTTGGAAAGGACCTAGAATCTGCAGAAGAACTAAGTACTCAGATTGGAGAGTTGTTTGAGGAACCACAAATCTACCGTATTGATCACTACTTGGGAAAAGAACTAGTGCAGAATATG TTGGTACTTCGTTTCGCAAATCGATTGTTTTTGCCTCTTTGGAATCGTGACAACATCGACAATGTCCAG ATAGTTTTCAGAGAGGATTTTGGAACCGAAGGTCGTGGTGGATATTTTGACCAATATGG AATTATTCGAGACATTATTCAAAACCATCTGCTTCAG GTTCTCTGCTTAGTTGCTATGGAAAAGCCAGTTTCTCTCAAGCCTGAGCACATTCGGGATGAGAAAGTGAAG GTTCTTGAATCAGTAGTACCTATTAGCGACGATGAGGTTGTTCTTGGACAATATGAAGGCTATAGAGATGACCCAACCGTACCTGATGAGTCGAACACTCCAACTTTTGCAACTGTTATTCTGCGCATACACAATGAAAGATGGGAAG GTGTTCCTTTCATTTTAAAAGCAGGGAAGGCCTTAAATTCTAGAAAGGCAGAGATACGAGTTCAATTCAAGGACGTTCCTGGTGATATTTTCAAGT GTCAAAAGCAAGGGAGAAATGAGTTTGTTATCCGCCTACAGCCTTCAGAAGCTATTTACATGAAGCTTACG GTCAAGCAACCCGGTTTGGAGATGTCTACCGTTCAAAGCGAACTGGACTTGTCATATGGGCAGCGGTATCAAGGGGTTACCATTCCAGAGGCTTATGAGCGGCTCATTCTCGACAC AATTAGAGGCGATCAGCAACATTTTGTTCGTAGAGATGAGTTGAAG GCATCATGGAAGATCTTCACCCCATTGTTGCACAGAATTGATAGAGGGGAGTTCAAGCCACTCCCTTATAAGCCAGGAAGTAGAGGTCCGGCAGAAGCCGATGAATTGCTGCGAAAAGCCGGCTATGTTCAAACACACGGTTATATATGGATCCCTCCTACATTGTAG
- the LOC112719629 gene encoding F-box protein At4g35930: MGKASPKERNWKANKGKRQLRSSGNKYLKPGTLAQLRINKSSSTLVSSSSSASSAANGCTDLGKKRVAVLSSRKAQIGGDVGNEGKVFDKSPQMLSPVNSVKQSGFLGTPKTPRIEDCLSESRLEGLPMDLLVKILCNLHHDQLRAVFHVSRRIRKAVVIARQFYFNYTTPDRSRQEMLSTMTPRPIEHWPFLCKVDGKGVRIASPHTPKAPRHGPRPLSRLRLSEMRQVAAVLFREKGKEPAFPSRCLVPSVIAKPLCKSLASNRVLFYEDELCQAVAQNKLL; encoded by the exons ATGGGAAAGGCATCTCCGAAGGAGAGGAATTGGAAGGCTAATAAAGGGAAGAGGCAGTTGAGGAGCTCGGGGAACAAGTACCTGAAGCCAGGAACTCTAGCTCAGCTTCGGATCAATAAGTCCTCTTCGACGTTGGTGTCGTCGTCGTCGTCAGCCTCCAGTGCTGCAAATGGCTGCACTGATCTTGGGAAGAAGAGGGTGGCGGTGTTGAGTTCAAGGAAGGCGCAGATTGGAGGTGATGTGGGGAATGAGGGCAAGGTGTTTGATAAAAGTCCCCAGATGCTGTCCCCTGTGAATTCGGTAAAGCAGAGTGGTTTCCTGGGAACACCAAAGACTCCTCGGATTGAGGATTGCTTATCAGAGTCTCGCCTTGAGGGTCTTCCCATGGATTTGTTG GTTAAAATACTATGCAACCTGCATCATGACCAGCTGAGGGCTGTCTTCCATGTTTCTCGGAGAATTAGAAAAGCG GTTGTGATTGCAAGACAGTTTTACTTCAATTATACTACACCAGATCGCTCTCGGCAAGAGATGTTAAGTACCATGACTCCCCGTCCTATTGAGCATTGGCCTTTTCTGTG CAAGGTTGATGGGAAGGGAGTGAGGATTGCAAGCCCACATACACCTAAAGCACCAAGACATGGGCCCCGACCACTGTCTCGCCTTAGACTTTCTGAGATGCGACAGGTTGCTGCTGTTCTTTTCCGGGAGAAGGGAAAGGAACCAGCTTTCCCTTCTCGTTGTTTGGTACCATCAGTTATAGCAAAGCCCCTATGCAAGTCCTTGGCTTCTAATAGAGTTCTCTTCTACGAGGACGAACTATGCCAGGCTGTTGCTCAGAACAAACTTCTCTAG
- the LOC112719630 gene encoding phospholipase D alpha 1 yields MEPQLLHGTMDATIILSGFQNIEKLIMYIESGDRVEDTGRKADHRGFYAAIYLDGMLMRISRRINIQDCVNLNTNIRWQEKFYFHCAHKAHHIIFSIHLNEPQTMGSSDSIAKAKLPARRFIDGGRYEGTLSLNNFYQLRMNVKVQFSAATRLQEVTESSVFGEVPRTFFRQRNGCKATLYQDAHVPNDFAPRILLNGVETYEAQRCWEDMFDAINKAKKFIYIAGWSLETDITLIRDTSSILSDEINTRLGELLQRKAQEPQDVKVLLLLWEDLTNISSGSGGHMKTFCKKTREYFRGSGVHCVLCSRPLGYSHHQKIVVVDSDFPGDNDRRRIVSFIGGFDLSHGRYDTPTHSLFRTLNAEHSQDFHQPCFPGSSIEKGGPREPWHDVHCKLEGPVVKDVYDTFVERCMKEGIKEGILFPKQEFENVIDHSCDVKDADMWNVQLFRSIDDSTTCGLPNTPEGFAGAGLVRRNGRIIDRSIQDAYIDAIRRAERFIYIENQYFVGSGFDWKDDYGNKIDHVDCLNLIPKEISLKIVSKIKAKQDFAVYVVVPMWPEPSPYDSYVKRILYYQRRTMEMMYKDITQALNRENKTEEDLKRYLSFFCLGNREKEDERKEEEEQKAETDDDDVDEEEEEEEEEEEEEENEDEEKAETEEEMKDEVEEKEKEENKDNDYMNAQKARRFMIYVHSKMMIVDDKYIIIGSANMNERSMNGGRDTEIAMGAYQPIVTKPGGDATATATGEIRDFRKSLWYEHLNVQDHRFLEPEKEDCIRRVNELAQGNWNAYSSSTVTDLSGHLLCYPVKISANNGTITELPGSLGFFPDTKARVLPDKSPGGLINEKC; encoded by the exons ATGGAACCGCAGCTGCTACATGGGACTATGGACGCAACCATTATTCTTTCGGGGTTCCAAAATATCGAGAAGCTTATCATG TATATAGAAAGCGGTGATCGTGTGGAGGACACCGGTCGTAAAGCGGACCATAGGGGATTCTATGCAGCCATTTATCTGGATGGAATGCTCATGAGAATAAGCAGGCGTATAAATATACAAGATTGTGTCAACCTAAATACTAATATCAGGTGGCAGGAGAAGTTTTACTTTCATTGTGCCCATAAGGCTCATCACATCATTTTCAGCATCCACCTTAACGAACCGCAAACTATGGGTTCAAGTGATTCAATTGCAAAAGCAAAACTGCCCGCTCGGCGGTTCATCGATGGTGGTCGATATGAAGGGACGCTTTCTCTTAATAATTTTTATCAACTTCGGATGAACGTGAAGGTGCAGTTTTCTGCTGCTACACGGCTGCAAGAAGTCACCGAAAGTAGTGTATTTGGTGAAGTTCCTCGCACGTTCTTCCGACAGAGGAACGGATGCAAG GCTACTCTTTACCAAGACGCTCATGTCCCAAATGATTTTGCTCCAAGAATATTGCTTAATGGAGTTGAGACTTACGAGGCTCAAAGATGCTGGGAGGACATGTTTGATGCAATCAATAAAGCGAAAAAGTTCATATATATTGCTGGCTGGTCTTTGGAGACTGATATAACCCTCATAAGGGATACAAGTAGTATTCTAAGTGACGAAATAAATACACGACTTGGTGAGCTGCTCCAGAGAAAGGCACAGGAACCTCAGGATGTGAAGGTCCTACTGCTTCTTTGGGAGGATCTAACAAACATTTCGTCTGGCAGTGGTGGCCACATGAAAACTTTCTGCAAAAAAACCCGAGAGTATTTTCGGGGCAGTGGTGTTCACTGTGTTTTATGCTCTCGTCCTCTTGGATACTCTCATCACCAAAAAATTGTGGTGGTGGATAGTGATTTTCCCGGTGATAATGACAGAAGAAGAATAGTGAGTTTTATTGGGGGTTTCGATCTCTCTCATGGTAGATACGATACTCCAACCCATTCACTTTTTAGAACCTTGAATGCTGAACACAGTCAAGATTTTCACCAACCCTGCTTTCCCGGCTCTTCAATAGAAAAAGGTGGTCCAAGGGAACCGTGGCATGACGTGCACTGTAAGCTTGAAGGCCCTGTTGTGAAGGATGTTTACGACACCTTTGTGGAGAGATGTATGAAGGAAGGTATTAAAGAGGGAATACTTTTTCCGAAACAAGAATTTGAAAATGTCATTGATCACTCCTGCGACGTAAAAGATGCTGACATGTGGAATGTTCAATTATTCAGATCTATTGATGATTCAACTACTTGTGGGTTACCAAACACTCCTGAAGGTTTTGCCGGAGCTGGTCTTGTTAGAAGGAACGGTAGAATCATAGATCGTAGCATTCAAGATGCCTATATTGATGCTATTAGGCGTGCAGAAAGATTCATTTATATTGAGAATCAGTATTTTGTAGGAAGTGGTTTTGACTGGAAAGATGACTATGGCAACAAAATTGATCACGTGGATTGTTTGAATCTCATTCCAAAGGAGATTTCACTTAAAATTGTTAGCAAGATTAAAGCTAAGCAAGACTTCGCTGTGTATGTTGTGGTTCCAATGTGGCCAGAGCCTTCCCCATATGATTCTTATGTTAAGCGAATTTTGTATTACCAGAGGAGGACAATGGAGATGATGTACAAGGACATTACTCAAGCACTCAATAGGGAGAACAAAACTGAAGAAGATCTTAAAAGATATTTGTCTTTCTTCTGTCTTGGAAACCGAGAGAAGGAGGATGAGAGGAAAGAAGAGGAGGAGCAGAAGGCAGAGaccgatgatgatgatgttgacgaggaggaggaggaggaggaggaggaggaggaggaggaggagaatgaGGACGAGGAGAAGGCAGAGACCGAGGAGGAGATGAAGGATGaagtggaggagaaggagaaggaggagaatAAAGATAATGATTACATGAACGCGCAAAAAGCTAGGCGATTCATGATTTATGTGCATTCGAAGATGATGATAG TGGATGATAAATACATAATCATTGGATCTGCTAATATGAACGAGAGATCAATGAATGGTGGAAGAGACACCGAAATTGCTATGGGAGCTTATCAACCCATTGTGACTAAGCCTGGTGGTGATGCTACTGCAACTGCAACGGGTGAGATCCGTGATTTTCGCAAATCACTTTGGTACGAGCACCTTAACGTGCAAGATCACAGATTCCTCGAGCCTGAAAAAGAAGATTGCATTAGAAGGGTGAACGAACTTGCTCAAGGAAATTGGAACGCGTATTCTTCTTCAACTGTGACTGACCTTTCTGGTCACCTGCTCTGCTATCCTGTTAAAATTTCTGCCAATAATGGAACTATCACAGAGCTTCCAGGATCTCTTGGTTTCTTTCCGGACACTAAGGCCCGTGTTCTACCTGATAAAAGCCCTGGTGGACTGATAAATGAGAAGTGCTAG